In one window of Pieris brassicae chromosome 10, ilPieBrab1.1, whole genome shotgun sequence DNA:
- the LOC123715142 gene encoding uncharacterized protein LOC123715142 isoform X2 yields the protein MQYQLFFIPFYAIYTLSTHIDRNNSDVIITYTGHNEADRVMKDKTIKEPIINQGDVEIPHTENFTNTEANEVVFIPNEKEVFRNEDYRDVKVHDLIENTNVRNIMKTEHKTENPVGDIIFISGKNHENVESNVRPKEAERIPTGKKMKMDCNNLNCNNTLASICGLKEEDNKIKYRLFLNECFFRKVNCAFKYANNRYKVVPIEHCKNIGGRVIPKPYAHKPNVVKKGDTRRSFSSRRTLNMGIDGAFCGHSCPDHCTEDYEPQCAVSANGERRVFVNHCVLDYNSCLYGAVWQRRPLSECVGGKKADLRQNRGFIGWLQRVGIVDKRGRLVLS from the exons atgCAATACCAGCTATTCTTCATACCATTTTATGCCATCTACACCTTGTCTACGCATATCGATAGAAATAATTCTGAtgttataataacatatacgGGACACAATGAGGCAGACAGAGTGATGAAGGACAAAACTATAAAAGAACct ATAATAAATCAAGGAGATGTCGAAATACCACATACGGAAAATTTTACTAACACAGAAGCAAATGAGGTCGTTTTTATACCGAATGAGAAAGAAGTATTTAGGAATGAGGATTACCGAGACGTTAAAGTACACGATCTTATAGAAAACACTAATGTacgtaacattatgaaaactGAACATAAAACTG AAAACCCAGTCGGAGATATCATATTCATATCGGGTAAAAACCATGAAAATGTTGAATCGAATGTTAGACCCAAGGAAGCAGAAAGAATTCCAACTGGCAAGAAAATGAAAATGGATTGTAATAATCTTAACTGTAATAATACGTTGGCATCGATATGCGGCCTCAAAGAAGAAGATAATAAGATTAAAtacagattatttttaaacgaatgTTTCTTTAGAAAAGTGAATTGTGCTTTTAAATATGCTAACAACc GTTACAAAGTAGTGCCGATAGAACATTGTAAGAATATCGGTGGTCGAGTCATACCTAAGCCATACGCACACAAGCCAAATGTAGTCAAAAAAGGAGATACAAGAAGGAGTTTCTCTTCTAGAAG GACCTTGAACATGGGAATTGATGGAGCATTCTGCGGCCACTCGTGCCCTGACCACTGCACTGAAGACTACGAGCCGCAATGCGCAGTGTCAGCTAACGGCGAACGGCGCGTGTTCGTCAATCATTGTGTATTGGATTACAATTCTTGTTTGTATGGCGCTG TTTGGCAACGCCGTCCACTATCTGAGTGCGTCGGTGGCAAGAAGGCTGATTTAAGACAAAATAGAGGATTCATTGGTTGGCTTCAAAGAGTTGGTATTGTCGATAAACGAGGAAGACTtgtattatcataa
- the LOC123715142 gene encoding uncharacterized protein LOC123715142 isoform X1 yields the protein MQYQLFFIPFYAIYTLSTHIDRNNSDVIITYTGHNEADRVMKDKTIKEPIINQGDVEIPHTENFTNTEANEVVFIPNEKEVFRNEDYRDVKVHDLIENTNVRNIMKTEHKTVSENPVGDIIFISGKNHENVESNVRPKEAERIPTGKKMKMDCNNLNCNNTLASICGLKEEDNKIKYRLFLNECFFRKVNCAFKYANNRYKVVPIEHCKNIGGRVIPKPYAHKPNVVKKGDTRRSFSSRRTLNMGIDGAFCGHSCPDHCTEDYEPQCAVSANGERRVFVNHCVLDYNSCLYGAVWQRRPLSECVGGKKADLRQNRGFIGWLQRVGIVDKRGRLVLS from the exons atgCAATACCAGCTATTCTTCATACCATTTTATGCCATCTACACCTTGTCTACGCATATCGATAGAAATAATTCTGAtgttataataacatatacgGGACACAATGAGGCAGACAGAGTGATGAAGGACAAAACTATAAAAGAACct ATAATAAATCAAGGAGATGTCGAAATACCACATACGGAAAATTTTACTAACACAGAAGCAAATGAGGTCGTTTTTATACCGAATGAGAAAGAAGTATTTAGGAATGAGGATTACCGAGACGTTAAAGTACACGATCTTATAGAAAACACTAATGTacgtaacattatgaaaactGAACATAAAACTG TTTCAGAAAACCCAGTCGGAGATATCATATTCATATCGGGTAAAAACCATGAAAATGTTGAATCGAATGTTAGACCCAAGGAAGCAGAAAGAATTCCAACTGGCAAGAAAATGAAAATGGATTGTAATAATCTTAACTGTAATAATACGTTGGCATCGATATGCGGCCTCAAAGAAGAAGATAATAAGATTAAAtacagattatttttaaacgaatgTTTCTTTAGAAAAGTGAATTGTGCTTTTAAATATGCTAACAACc GTTACAAAGTAGTGCCGATAGAACATTGTAAGAATATCGGTGGTCGAGTCATACCTAAGCCATACGCACACAAGCCAAATGTAGTCAAAAAAGGAGATACAAGAAGGAGTTTCTCTTCTAGAAG GACCTTGAACATGGGAATTGATGGAGCATTCTGCGGCCACTCGTGCCCTGACCACTGCACTGAAGACTACGAGCCGCAATGCGCAGTGTCAGCTAACGGCGAACGGCGCGTGTTCGTCAATCATTGTGTATTGGATTACAATTCTTGTTTGTATGGCGCTG TTTGGCAACGCCGTCCACTATCTGAGTGCGTCGGTGGCAAGAAGGCTGATTTAAGACAAAATAGAGGATTCATTGGTTGGCTTCAAAGAGTTGGTATTGTCGATAAACGAGGAAGACTtgtattatcataa
- the LOC123715142 gene encoding uncharacterized protein LOC123715142 isoform X3 translates to MQYQLFFIPFYAIYTLSTHIDRNNSDVIITYTGHNEADRVMKDKTIKEPIINQGDVEIPHTENFTNTEANEVVFIPNEKEVFRNEDYRDVKVHDLIENTNVRNIMKTEHKTVSENPVGDIIFISGKNHENVESNVRPKEAERIPTGKKMKMDCNNLNCNNTLASICGLKEEDNKIKYRLFLNECFFRKVNCAFKYANNRYKVVPIEHCKNIGGRVIPKPYAHKPNVVKKGDTRRSFSSRRTLNMGIDGAFCGHSCPDHCTEDYEPQCAVSANGERRVFVNHCVLDYNSCFLATPSTI, encoded by the exons atgCAATACCAGCTATTCTTCATACCATTTTATGCCATCTACACCTTGTCTACGCATATCGATAGAAATAATTCTGAtgttataataacatatacgGGACACAATGAGGCAGACAGAGTGATGAAGGACAAAACTATAAAAGAACct ATAATAAATCAAGGAGATGTCGAAATACCACATACGGAAAATTTTACTAACACAGAAGCAAATGAGGTCGTTTTTATACCGAATGAGAAAGAAGTATTTAGGAATGAGGATTACCGAGACGTTAAAGTACACGATCTTATAGAAAACACTAATGTacgtaacattatgaaaactGAACATAAAACTG TTTCAGAAAACCCAGTCGGAGATATCATATTCATATCGGGTAAAAACCATGAAAATGTTGAATCGAATGTTAGACCCAAGGAAGCAGAAAGAATTCCAACTGGCAAGAAAATGAAAATGGATTGTAATAATCTTAACTGTAATAATACGTTGGCATCGATATGCGGCCTCAAAGAAGAAGATAATAAGATTAAAtacagattatttttaaacgaatgTTTCTTTAGAAAAGTGAATTGTGCTTTTAAATATGCTAACAACc GTTACAAAGTAGTGCCGATAGAACATTGTAAGAATATCGGTGGTCGAGTCATACCTAAGCCATACGCACACAAGCCAAATGTAGTCAAAAAAGGAGATACAAGAAGGAGTTTCTCTTCTAGAAG GACCTTGAACATGGGAATTGATGGAGCATTCTGCGGCCACTCGTGCCCTGACCACTGCACTGAAGACTACGAGCCGCAATGCGCAGTGTCAGCTAACGGCGAACGGCGCGTGTTCGTCAATCATTGTGTATTGGATTACAATTCTTGTTT TTTGGCAACGCCGTCCACTATCTGA